In Pseudofrankia saprophytica, one genomic interval encodes:
- a CDS encoding SDR family oxidoreductase translates to MGEVAVITGAAGGIGEAVARRLAAEGVRCVLVDRKPAVEDVAASLGGVAVVGDLTDPELSVRMVAAAGERLDLLVLNAGINSVDKDPATLDLDRYQAVVGVNQHSVVYGLRAALPVMRRHGAGSIVVTASYAALMGVEQDPIYTMTKHAVIGLVRALSGKLSREGIRLSAVCPGLVDTPLTSPTRDRFQAAGIPMLSADEVAAAAVETLRTGEPGTELVVSPGRAPARYVLAPLP, encoded by the coding sequence ATGGGCGAGGTCGCGGTCATCACCGGGGCGGCGGGCGGGATCGGGGAGGCGGTCGCGCGGCGGCTGGCGGCCGAGGGAGTGCGCTGCGTGCTGGTGGACAGAAAGCCGGCGGTCGAGGACGTCGCCGCGTCGCTCGGTGGTGTCGCGGTGGTCGGCGACCTGACCGACCCCGAGCTGTCTGTCCGGATGGTGGCGGCCGCCGGCGAGCGGCTGGACCTGCTCGTCCTGAACGCGGGGATCAACTCGGTCGACAAGGACCCGGCGACGCTCGACCTCGACCGGTACCAGGCGGTCGTCGGAGTCAACCAGCATTCCGTCGTGTACGGGCTGCGGGCCGCGCTACCGGTGATGCGCCGGCACGGGGCCGGCTCGATCGTGGTCACTGCCTCGTACGCCGCGCTGATGGGCGTCGAGCAGGACCCGATCTACACGATGACCAAGCACGCCGTCATCGGCCTGGTCCGGGCCCTGTCCGGGAAGCTGTCCCGCGAGGGCATCCGCCTGAGCGCCGTCTGCCCCGGTCTTGTCGACACACCTCTGACCTCGCCGACCCGCGACCGCTTCCAGGCCGCGGGCATCCCCATGCTCTCCGCCGACGAGGTCGCGGCCGCCGCCGTGGAGACCCTCCGCACCGGTGAACCCGGAACCGAACTGGTCGTCAGCCCAGGTCGTGCCCCGGCTCGGTACGTCCTGGCGCCGCTCCCGTGA
- a CDS encoding TIGR03619 family F420-dependent LLM class oxidoreductase, translating to MRLGFAMPHLLRLKATCQPWEAGVTGADQTRLAKWAEKLGYDMIAVPEHHIIPRAHVDLSGPHYFSAYPAMAYWAGATEKIRVNSCIAILPLQHPIVTAKALSTIDWLSSGRVTVTFAVGWLEEEFRILGVPFHERGARAEEYIQAILELWTKEEPEFEGKYVSFKDVAFEPKPVQKPHPPVWFGGDADPVLRRVARYATGWWPFLTKPEDIPARLDLIRSQPDYNGRLTEVFYGLGTARVGEGHAVNEDPNARPGMPKQEIIDRLGWFEELGVTMSSVPIPALTHIDEYYDYTQWIAEEIMPAVGH from the coding sequence ATGAGACTGGGATTCGCCATGCCGCATCTGCTGCGGCTGAAGGCCACCTGCCAGCCGTGGGAGGCCGGGGTGACGGGCGCGGACCAGACGCGCCTGGCGAAATGGGCCGAGAAACTCGGCTACGACATGATCGCCGTTCCCGAGCACCACATCATTCCCAGGGCGCACGTCGACCTGTCCGGCCCGCACTATTTCAGCGCCTACCCGGCGATGGCCTACTGGGCGGGGGCCACCGAGAAGATCCGGGTGAACTCCTGCATCGCCATCCTGCCGTTACAGCACCCGATCGTGACGGCGAAGGCGCTCTCGACCATCGACTGGCTGTCCAGCGGGCGGGTGACCGTCACGTTCGCCGTCGGCTGGCTGGAGGAGGAGTTCAGAATCCTCGGCGTCCCCTTCCACGAACGCGGCGCGCGCGCCGAGGAGTACATCCAGGCGATCCTCGAGCTCTGGACCAAGGAGGAGCCCGAGTTCGAGGGGAAATACGTCTCGTTCAAGGACGTCGCGTTCGAGCCCAAGCCGGTCCAGAAGCCGCACCCACCGGTCTGGTTCGGCGGTGACGCCGACCCGGTGCTGCGGCGCGTCGCCCGATACGCGACGGGCTGGTGGCCGTTTCTCACCAAGCCCGAGGACATTCCCGCCAGGCTCGACCTCATCAGGTCCCAGCCCGACTACAACGGCAGACTGACCGAGGTCTTCTACGGCCTGGGCACCGCGCGCGTCGGCGAGGGCCACGCGGTGAACGAGGACCCGAACGCCCGGCCGGGCATGCCCAAACAGGAGATCATCGACCGTCTCGGCTGGTTCGAGGAACTCGGGGTCACGATGAGCTCCGTTCCCATCCCCGCCCTGACCCACATCGACGAGTACTACGACTACACCCAGTGGATAGCCGAGGAGATCATGCCCGCAGTCGGGCACTGA
- a CDS encoding ABC transporter ATP-binding protein gives MTATVETSSPSPAGVTTARLQTVSLTGGRGSTTAFRDVDLALAPGKVLALLGPNGAGKTTMLLTLAGLLAPQSGNILVDGAKLRGGRPAAANRAGIVLVPDNRSLFVSLSVEENLKVAARRGGPKPRDMLATFPALEKRWKLAAGALSGGEQQMLAMARALIQQPRVLLVDELSLGLAPLIVEGLFETVRAIAADHGCSVVLVEQYAKLAMAAADEVVVLARGRIALSGTSSELADQVDRLENLYFDSADTTSK, from the coding sequence ATGACCGCGACGGTCGAAACCTCCTCCCCCTCCCCCGCCGGAGTCACGACCGCCCGGCTCCAGACCGTCAGCCTCACCGGCGGCCGCGGCAGCACGACGGCGTTCCGCGACGTCGACCTCGCCCTCGCCCCCGGCAAGGTGCTCGCCCTGCTCGGACCGAACGGCGCCGGCAAGACGACGATGCTGCTCACGCTCGCCGGGCTGCTGGCGCCGCAGAGCGGCAACATCCTGGTCGACGGCGCGAAGCTGCGCGGCGGCCGGCCGGCGGCGGCGAACCGGGCCGGGATCGTGCTCGTCCCCGACAACCGGTCGCTGTTCGTCAGCCTGTCCGTCGAGGAGAACCTGAAGGTGGCGGCCCGGCGCGGCGGGCCGAAGCCCCGGGACATGCTGGCGACCTTCCCGGCGCTCGAGAAGCGGTGGAAGCTCGCGGCGGGCGCGCTGTCCGGCGGCGAGCAGCAGATGCTCGCGATGGCCCGCGCGCTCATCCAGCAGCCCCGGGTGCTGCTCGTCGACGAGCTCAGCCTCGGCCTCGCACCGCTCATCGTCGAGGGCCTCTTCGAGACGGTGCGCGCGATCGCGGCCGACCACGGCTGCTCGGTCGTGCTGGTCGAGCAGTACGCGAAGCTCGCCATGGCGGCGGCCGACGAGGTCGTCGTCCTGGCCCGCGGCCGGATCGCGCTCTCCGGCACCTCGAGCGAGCTCGCCGACCAGGTGGACCGGCTGGAGAACCTCTACTTCGACTCCGCCGACACCACCAGCAAGTAA